The DNA region TTCTACGCCGAGAACACCTCGATGCTGTTCGGCGACGCGAAGGCCTCGCTCGCGAAGCTGGTGCACGAGGTGAAGCAGCAGTCCTGAGGCGCCGGGCGGCGCCGAAGGGACGGCACGGGCCCCGCGCACGCGCGCGAGGCCCGTGCTGCCTCCGGGCGACGTTACTTGTTCGAGTCGGCCTTCACCTCGATCGCCATGGGCTTGTCGCCCTTGAGGTTGAAGGACGCCTTCACGTCCTGGCCGGGCTTGAGCTGCGAGAGCCGGGCGGTGTTGCCGTCCAGCTCCACCTTGGTGTTCCGGTCGCAGTGCAGCGTCGCGGTGGTCGCGTCGTCGCGATCGAGCGTGATGCTGGTCCCCGAGACCTTGGAGATCTTGCCCTTGATGTCGAAGTCGCTCTTCGACATCGCGTCCCGCTGGTGCTCGGCCTGCGGCGAGTTCTGGTGCATGCCGGGCTCGTTCGCGCTGCCGGTGCCGGTCTGGTCGCGCGTCCACTGCCCGGCGCGATCGGCCGAGTTCTTCGTGTCCCGCGCGGCCGCCTGCCCGGCCTCCTTGGTCTCCTCCTTGGTGCTGCCCAGGCGGTCGTTCGCCGCCGCCGTCCCGGCGAGCAGGAGCGCGCCCATCAACACTGCCAGTTTACGCATGGTCCCCTCCTGGCGGGCGTCTGCCCGTCCGACGCAGAAGGTAGGCACGCGTCCGGACGGGCGCGACGCGCCGCGGCGGCGTGGGAGGAGGCGAGCGTCCGGGGGCCGGGCGGCGGGCGGCGCGGCCGCTCAGGCGGTCTCGATGGAGGCCGCCTGCTGCAGCCCCAGCTCCTGGATGGCGGTCTCGCGCATCTTGTACTTCTGGACCTTGCCCGAGACGGTCATCGGGAAGCCGTCCACGAACTTGTAGTACCGCGGGATCTTGTAGGTCGCGATCTTGCCCTTGCAGTAGGCGCGGATCTCCTCGCCGGTCAGCGAGACCCCGGGCCGCAGCTTCACCCACGCCATCAGCTCCTCGCCGTACTTCACGTCCGGCACGCCGATCACCTGCACGTCGGAGACGCCCGGGATCGTGTACAGGAACTCCTCCACCTCGCGCGGGAAGATGTTCTCGCCGCCGCGCAGCACCATGTCCTTGATGCGGCCGACGATCTTCACGTAGCCGTGCTCGTCGATGGTGGCGAGGTCCCCGGTGTGCATCCAGCGGCCGTCGTCGATGGCGCCGCGGGTGGCGTGCGGGTCGTTCCAGTAGCCGAGCATCACCGAGTAGCCGCGGGTGCACAGCTCGCCGGGCGTCCCCCGCGGCATCACGCGGCCGGTGGTGGGGTCCACGATCTTGATCTCCACGTGCGGGTGGACCTGCCCGACGGTGGTGACCCGCTTCTCGATGGGATCGTCGGTCCGCGACTGCGTGGACACCGGCGAGGTCTCGGTCATGCCGTAGCAGATGGTGACCTCCGGCATGTGCATGTCCTTCTGCACCCGCTTCATCACCTCGATCGGGCAGGGCGAGCCGGCCATGACGCCGGTGCGCAGGGAGGAGAAGTCGAAGGTGTGGAACTCGGGGTGGTCGAGCTCCGCGATGAACATCGTCGGCACGCCGTACAGGGACGTGCACCGCTCCTGCTGCACGGTGCGCATCACCGTGACCGGGTCGAAGTTGTCGAGCGGGATCACGATGGCGGAGCCGTGGCTGGTGGCGGCCAGGTTCCCGATCACCATCCCGAAGCAGTGGTAGAAGGGCACCGGCAGGCAGACCCGGTCGGCCTCGCGGTAGCCGAGGTACTCCCCGATGAAGAAGCCGTTGTTGAGCAGGTTGTGGTGCGAGAGCGTCGCGCCCTTCGGGAACCCGGTGGTGCCGCTGGTGTACTGGATGTTGATGGGCTCGTCGAACTGCAGGTCGCGCTCGAGCCGGGTCAGCTCCTGCTCGGAGAGGCGCAGCGCGTCGTGCTTGAGCGCGCTCCACTCGTCGTCGATCACCAGCGTGTGCCGCAGCTCCGGGCAGCGCAGCCGCACCTCGCGCACCATGGCCACGTAGTCGGCGTTCCGGAACGTGCGGGACAGCGCCAGCATCGAGACGCCGGACTGCTTCAGCGCGTACTCCAGCTCGTGCACGCGGTAGGCGGGGTTGACCGTCACCATGACGGCCCCGATGCGCGCGGTGGCGTACTGCCAGATCACCCACTCGTACCGGTTCGGCGCCCAGATGCCGACGCGGTCGCCCTTCTTGACGCCGCGGACCAGCAGCCCGCGCGCGACCAGCGACGTCTCCTCCCAGAACTGCCGGTACGTGGCGCGGTAGCCCTGGTACACCGACACCAGCGCCTCGCGATCCGGGAAGCGCTCCACCGTGCGGCGCAGGTTCTCGCCGATGGTCTCGCCGAGGAGCGGCGTGGTGGACGGCCCGCTGACGTAGGACGGTGCGCTCAAGGATCTGCCTCCGGTGGGAAACGGGGGCGGAATCCTAGACGCGCGCGGGCCCGCGGGGAAGGGTGTGCGTGCGCGACGCCGCGCGTCAGCGGCGATCGGCGCCGCGCCGCGGGGCGCGGCTAGGGCTCGAGCACCAGCGAGCCGGTGGTGGCGCGGGCCTCCAGCGCGCGGTGCGCCTCGGCCGCCTGCGCCAGCGGCAGCGCCCGGCCGACCTCCACCTTCACCGCCCCGCTGCCGACCACCTCGAGCAGCTCGGCGGCGCTGCGCTCCAGGTCGGCGCGGCGCGCCACGTAGGTGAACACGCTCGGCCGCGTGAGGAACAGCGAGCCCTTGCGCGAGAGCAGCAGCGGATCGACCGGCGGCACCGGCCCGGAGGCGTTGCCGAACGTGACCATCATGCCGAGCGGCCGCAGGCAGTCGATCGAGCCGGCGAAGGTGGTCTTCCCGACCGAGTCGTACACCACCGGCACGCCCTCGCCGCCGGTGAGCTCCCGCACCCGCGCCACGAAGTCCTCGCGCGTGTACACGACGACGTGGTCGCAGCCGTGGGCGCGCGCCAGCGCCGCCTTCTCGTCGCTGCCCACCGTGCCGATCACGGTCGCGCCGAGCGCCTTCAGCCACTGGATCGCGATGAGCCCCACCCCGCCCGCGGCCGCGTGCCACAGGACCGTGTCGCCCGCCTTCACCGGGTAGGTGCGCCGGATGAGCACCTGCGCGGTGAGCCCCTTCAGCATCGCGCCAGCGGCGGTGCGATCGGAGATCGCGTCGGGCAGGCGCACCAGCCGGTCCGCCGGCACCACCCGCGCCTCGGCGTAGCAGCCCGGCCCGCCCACGAACGCGACGCGATCGCCCGGGCGGACGTGGTCCACCCCCGCCCCCACCGCCTCCACCCGCCCCGCCGCCTCGACGCCCAGGCCGGCCGGGAGCTGCATGGGGTACAGGCCGGAGCGGTGGTACACGTCCACGAAGTTCACGCCCGCGGCGCCGATGCGGAGCCGGGCCTCGCCCGGCCCGGGATCACCGACCGTCACCTCTTCCAGCTTCAGGACCTCGGGGCCGCCGTGCTCGTGGAACCGGATCGCGCGCATGCGTCCGTCCTAACCCGCCCGGCGCGCGTTCGCACCGCCCGGTTCGCCGCAGGCAGGGCGGCCAGGCGGGCAGGCGCGGGCGGGGCGGCGTGCCGAGATTCGGCCCGTGCGCACCGCCCTCCCCGCCGTGCTCGCCCTCTCGCTCGCCTGCGGAGGGGGCGGCCCCGCTCCCGCGCCGCCGCCCTCCGCCCAGCCGGCACCGGACCCGGCGCCGGTGCCGCCCTCCGCCGCCCCGTCCGCGGCCCTCACCATCGAGCGGCTGGACGCGGCCGGCGAGTGCGCCGGCCTGGTGCCGGAGGGCGCGCCCGAGCCGGTGCCCATCTCGCGCAGCGCGCCGGCCGGCGCGACCTGCGGCGCCGCGCTGTCCGACGGAACCGGGCAGGTGGCCGCCTCCGCGCGCGACGGCAGGGGCGCGAGCTGGCAGGTGTTCGACGCGGCCGGCGCGCCCGGCGGGACGTTCCGGGCCTGGCCGCTCCTGGCGCAGCCCTCCGGCTGGCTCGGCGGCGTGCAGGACGACGCGGCTCCGGGCGGCCCGGCGGTGCGCGTCGTCGCCCTCGCCCCCGACGGCGTCCCCGCGCGCGCCGAGACCGTCTCCGGCGACCCGGCGCAGGCGCTGCTCCGCGGCTGGAGCCTGGCCGGCGATCCCTCCGGCGGCGCGCTCGCGCTGGTGGCAGACACCGCCGTGGCCGGCAACCACTGGAGCATCCTCCACGCGCAGCGCCTCGACGCCGCCGGCGCGCCGCGCTGGAGCGCTCCGCCCCGCTTCGGCGCGCGCAGCGAGCCCGACGTGACGTTCCTGGTGGGCGGCGTCTCGCGCGGCGGCGAGGCGCTCGCGGTGTGGCAGCGGTCCGCCTGGGTGGACGTCGCCTGGCTCGGCGGCGACGGCGGCGTGCTCGCCGCCGCCGAGCTGGTGGAGCGCTCGAGCGACCTGACGGGCTCGGAGGCGCCGCGGCACGAGCTCGAGCTGGTGCCGCTGCTCGACGGCGCGCTCGCGCTCCGCGCCGACGGCGCGTTCCGGCGCGCCTACCCGCGGCTCGCGACCGCCAGCGCGCCGCTCCCCGGCTGGCTGGCCGGCCGCGCCGCCTGGACGCTGCGCTTCACCCGCGGCAACGCCGGCTACGCGCTGCTGCCGCCGCCCGGCGAGGCCGCGGACGACTGCGCCCAGGCGATCGAGCTGCGCGCGCCGTCGGGGCGCCTGTGCGGGCGGATCTGGCTGCGACGACCCGGCGCCGGCGCCTGCACCACCGGCGCGGTGGACCAGGGCTGGGACGGGACGGTGGCGCAGCAGGACGCGCAGGGGGCCTGCAGCTGGCGCGTCTGGCCGCGGCTCCTCAGCGCAGCGACGCCATGATCCCCTCGAGCACCGCCGGCGGCGGCCGCACCCGCGCCTCCGGCAGCGTCGCCAGCGGCGCGTCCACCATCCGGAGCTGGTCCGTCAGCGAGGCCGCCTTCGCGTCCACGAAGAACAGGCCGGTCAGGACCTCGCCGCGCGCGGACGCCTCCATCAGCCGCGCCACCGCGCGGGCGCGGTCGCGCGGATCGAACCCCTCCTCCAGCTTCCGCAGCCGCAGGTGCGCGCCGTCGTGCAGCTCGACGTCCACCGTGGTGCCGGGGTCGTAGTCCACCGCCACCTCCTCGTACGCCGGCACGTACGACAGCTCCTGCAGCGGCGCGTCGTGCTCCTTCACGTAGGCGAACGAGCGCGTCGAGCCCTCGTGGTCGTTGAAGGTGACGCAGGGCGAGAGCACGTCGAGCATGGCGGTGCCGCGGTGCGAGATGGCCGCCTTGAGCATGGCCGAGAGCTGGCGCTTGTCGCCGGAGAACGAGCGGCCGACGAAGGTGGCGCCGAGCTGGATCGCGAGCGCGCAGGTGTCGATGGGCGGCAGCTCGTTCGCGACGCCGCTCTTCAGGCGCGAGCCGACGTCGGCGGTGGCGGAGAACTGGCCCTTGGTGAGGCCGTACACGCCGTTGTCCTCGATGACGTAGAGGATGGGCAGGTTGCGCCGCATGAGGTGCGCGAACTGCCCGATGCCGATGGAGGCGGTGTCGCCGTCGCCGGACACGCCCACCCCGACGAGCGTCCGGTTCGCGAGCAGCGCGCCGGTCGCGACCGCCGGCATGCGCCCGTGCACGGCGTTGAACGCGTGCGAGCGGCTCATGAAGTAGGCGGGGGTCTTGGACGAGCAGCCGATGCCGGAGAACTTGGCCACCCGCTCCGGCGGGACGCCCAGGTCGAACATGGCCTCGAGCAGCCGCTCGGAGATGGAGTTGTGGCCGCAGCCGGCGCACAGGGTGGTCTTGCCGCCCTTGTAGTCCGCGAGCGCGAGGCCGAGGCGGTTCTGCCGCGCGGCGGCGCCGCCGGGGGGAACGGGAGCGGCCATGGTCACCTCGCCTCCTTCGCGAGCAGCTCGTCGGTCACCGAGCGCGCGTCCAGCGGGAGCCCGTGCACGTGGGCGATGCCGCGCAGCCGCGGCACCAGCTCGGTGGGGAGATCCAGCTTCAGCAGCGCGGCGAGCTGGCCGTCGCGGTTCTGCTCCACCACGTAGACCCGGTCGTGCGCGCGCACGAACGCCTCCACCTCGCGCGAGAACGGGTAGGCGCGGACGCGCAGGTAGTCGGTGTCGAGGCCCGCCTCGGCCGCGAGCTGCGCGCGCGCCTCCAGGATGGCCGGGTGCGAGGAGCCGTAGGCGACGATGCCCACCGGCGCCTTCCCGCCGCCGTGCCGCTCCGGCGCCGGAAGGATCGCCCGCGCCCCGTCGAGCTTCCGCGCCAGCCGCGCCATGTTCTCCTCGAACACGGCCGGGCTCTCGCTGTAGGCCGAGGCGTCGTCGTGGCCGGTGCCGCGGGTGAAGTACGCGGCGCGCGGGTGATCGGTCCCGGGCAGCGTGCGCCAGCCGATCCCGTCGCCGTCCACGTCGCGGTAGCGGGCGAAGCCGCCGAGGCGGTCGAGGTCCTCCTTCGAGAGCACCTTGCCGCGGTCGAGGGGGCGGTCGGGGTACGGGAACGGGTCCGCCATCCAGTTGTTCATCCCGAGGTCGAGATCGGTCATCACGAACACCGGGGTCTGCAGCCGCTCGGCGACGTCGAACGCCTCCACGCCCATCGAGAAGCACTCCTCGACGGAGCCCGGGAACAGCAGCACGTGCTGCGTGTCGCCGTGCGAGAGGAACGCGGTGGAGAGCACGTCCCCCTGCGACGTGCGGGTGGGCAGCCCGGTGGACGGCCCGACGCGCTGCACGTCGAAGATCACCACCGGGATCTCGGCGTAGTAGGCGAGCCCCACGAACTCGGCCATGAGCGACAGGCCCGGCCCGGCGCTCGCCGTCATGGCGCGCGCGCCGGCCCAGCCGGCGCCGATGGCCATGCCCACCGCGGCCAGCTCGTCCTCGGCCTGGACGACCGCGTAGGTGGCCCGGCCGTCGGCGTCCACGCGGTGCTCGCGGAGGTGCCCGATGAGCGTCTCGACGAGCGAGGACGAGGGCGTGATCGGGTACCAGGCCACCACGGTCACGCCGGCGAACAGCGCCCCGAGCGCCGCCGCCGAGTTCCCGTCCACGATGAGCTTCCCCGCGGTCGCGTCCATGCGCCGGACCGACAGGCGGTCGCGCTTCTCCAGCGCCCCGGCGTGCTCGAAGCCGGCGCGCGCCGCGGCCACGTTCAGCTCGCGCGCCTTCGCCTTCTGCCCGAAGACGCGCCCGATGGCGCGCTCGACCTCGGCGAGCTCGATGCCGAGCAGCCGCGCCAGGACGCCCACGTACGCCATGTTCCGGAGGAGCTTGCGGAGCCGGGCCTCGCTCGCGACGGGCGCGACCACCTCGTCGAACGGGACCGGGTAGAACACCAGGTCGTCGCGCAGCGAGGCGAGGCCGAGCGGCGCGTCGTAGACCACCGCCGCGCCCGGCGAGAGCGCGCGCACGTCCTCGCGCGCGGTCTCCGGGTTCATCGCCACGAGCAGGTCGATCTCCTTCTTGCGCGCGACCCAGCCGTCCTTCGAGGCCCGGACCGTGTACCAGGTCGGAAGCCCCGCGATGTTGGAGGGGAACAGGTTCTTGCCCGAGACCGGGATGCCCATCTGGAAGAGCGCGCGCAGCAGGACGGTGTTGGAGCTCTGCGAGCCCGAGCCGTTCGCGGTGGCGACCTGGATGGAAAAATCGTTGACGAGCGGGGATGCGGCCGCGCGGCCGCCCCCCGCCTTCGCCGCTGCAGTGGTGTGCTCGAGCATGGCGCTCCGGGTGCACGAGGGTGACGGACCGGAGATAACGGGGCGCGGCAGCCGCGCCAGCCAGCCCCCGGGTCGGTCCACGTCGGCGCCCCGCGCGGGCGTCCCTTGCCCGCGTCACGCGTGACCGTGCCGGCCTACTGGCCCCCCGGCCAGGACCCCCGGCGCCCGCTCGACCGGCGCACCGCGTCCGGGCATTCCTGCGCGGCCCCGTGCCCGCACCTCGCGGGCGGGCCGAGAGGACCACCGTGATCCGTTTGCACCTCAGGACCTTCACCTCCCTCGCCTGCGCGCTCGCGCTCGCCGCCTGCTCGGGCGGCGACGGCGGCAGCCCCTCCGCCGCGATCCCGGCGATCGGCGCGCGCGGCGGCACCGGCCGCACCGGCGCCGGCGGCGCCGGCGGCGCGTTCATCGTGTCCGTCACGCCGGGCGGCGGCGCCGTGGTCCACCCCGGCGTCGCGCCGCCCGGGCTCGCGATCCCGACGGTGCCCGCGCCCGACCTGGGCGAGAACCCGCGGACCATCGCCGCCGACACGGCGCTCGCGCCGGTCGCGGGTGAGCTCCTGGGCGACGACGGCGCGAACCCGGCGACGGGCCTCTGGGTGAAGGCCGGGGCGACGCTCACGCTGGATCCGGGCGAGTCCTTCGAGGCGTACGTCGAGGTGAGCGGCGCGATCCGCGTGGACGGCACGATCAGGCCCCCCGTCCTCGAGGCCGATCAGTCCACCGCGGCGATCTCGCTCCGGGCCGCGGCGCTGCACGTGTCCCCGGGCGGCCGGATCGACGGCACGCCCCCCGACTCGGCCGCCGACGGCCTCGCGTCGGGCGGCGTGATGGTGCGCGTCTCGGGCGCCATCGTGAACGCCGGCGCCATCGTCGCGCGCGGCGGCCGCGGCCTGTCCGGCGGCCACGCCGGCGAGCTGGACCTCGCCACCGCCAATGGACCCGTGGTGAACTCCGGGATCATCGACGGGTCCGGCGGCGAGGGCACCGACGGGTCCGGCGGCTACGCGATCGCCGCGTCGCTGTGGGGCAACTGGGGCGAGGGCGGCACCTGCGACGCCCACAACACCGGCCGCATCCTCGCGCGCGGCGGCGACGGCACCAGCGGCGGCGGCGACGGCGGGTACGTGTACCTGTCCGGCTGCAGCGTGGGCGACACGTTCAGCGCCGGCGAGCTGGACGCGTCGGGCGGCGCCGCGACCGTGGACGGGCCCGGCGGTGGCGCCGCGGCGGTGGACCTCGAGGCCTCCGACGGACGTGCGCTCGCGATCGGCCTGCTGCGGGCGCGCGGCGGGCGCGCGCAGAGCGGGCCCGGCGGCCCCGGCGGCGCGGTGGACGTGTACGCCACCGGCTCGACCGACGCGGTGCGCGCGGTGGTGCTCGCCCAGCTCGACGCGGGCGGCGGCGACGGCACCGTGGGCGGCGACGCCGGCGCGGTGGTGGTGAGGCAGGAGGGCTTCGCCGACGGCGACGTGCGGGTCGAGGTGGGGACCGGCGCGGTGGACGCGAGCGGCGGCGACGGCGCGGACGGCGGCGGGAACGGCGGCTGGATCGGCGTGGACGGCGCGAGCGTGCCGACGCTGGCGGCGGCCGCGCCGGTGGCCGCGGACGGCATCCGGATGGAGGCCGCGCTGCGCGCCGCCGGGGGCGCCGGCGGCGCCGGCGAGGGCGGCGTGGGCGGCCACGTCCAGCTGGCGGGCTCGCAGGTGGCCTGCGGCGCGGTGACCGTGGACGGCGGCGCGTCGGCCGCGATGGCGGGCGGCATCGGCGGGTCCGTCGAGCTGCTCTCCTCCACCGCGCCGACCCTGGTCACGGCGCCGCTCACCGCGCGCGGCGGCGCGGGCACGCCGGCCGGCGCTGCCGGCGCGGTGACGATCGACGGCGAGGGGAAGACGCTGGACGGGGGCGTGTACCGGCCGTAGTGCACGGACGGGGGTGAGGGGCGGCTCCGCGCGGGGGCCGCCCCTCACGTCTTCACCGGCGCGGCGGGCGGGCGCGCGTCAGCCGAGGACGACGAGCAGGTCCTCCTTCTCGACCTTGTCGCCCTCCTTGAAGCGGACCTCGGCGACGCGGCAGTCGCCCTTCGCCTTGACGTTCGTCTCCATCTTCATCGCCTCGGTGACGAGCAGGACCGCGCCGGCCTTCACCTCGTCGCCCGGCTTCACGTTCACCTTCAGCACCTTGCCCGGCATGGGCGCGCCCACGTGCGCCGGGTTGCCGCGCTCGGCCTTCACGCGGGCCGCGGAGGCCTGCGTGGCCGACTGATCGCGCACGTTGATGGTGCGCCCCTCCCCGTTCAGCTCGAAGATCAGGTCGCGGGTGCCGTCCTTCTCGAGCTTGCCGATCGAGACCAGCTTCACGATGAGCGTCTTGCCCGGCTCGATCTCGATGCTGGTCTCCTGGCCCGGCTCGAGGCCCCAGAAGAACACCGGCGTCGGGACGACCGAGGTGTCGGAGAACGTCTCGCGGTGGCGCGAGAGCTCCGGCCAGACGTTCGGGTAGAGCAGCCAGGACACGAGCGCCCTGTCGTCCACCGGGTGCCCCACCCGCTCCGCCGCCTTGCGCCGCTCCAGCTCGAGGTCGGCCGGCTCGAGCAGCTCCCCGGGCCGGCAGGTGATGGGCTCCTGCCCGCGCAGGATGACCTCGCGGAGCCGCTCCGGGAACCCGCCGTGCAGCTGGCCCAGCATGCCGCGGGCGAGCCCCACCACCGACTCCGGGAACGCGAGGTCGTTCGCCTTCTCGGTGAACAGGTCCTCCGGCTCGAGCCCGTTCTTCACCAGGAACATGGCCATGTCGCCGACGACCTTCGACGACGGCGTCACCTTCACGATGTCCCCGAACAGCAGGTTCACCTTCCGGTACATGTCCTTGCACTCCTCCCACCGGTCGAGGAGGCCGAGCCCGGCCACCTGCGGCTTGTAGTTGGAGTACTGGCCGCCCGGGATCTCGTGCCGGTAGACCTCGGCGGTCCCGCTCTTGAGCCCCGACTCGAACGGCGCGTACCAGTCCCGCACCGTCTCCCAGTAGCTCGCGAGCTGCTGCAGCCCGTCGCGATCGAGCTTCGGGTCCCAGGCGCTCCCCTCCAGCACCGCCGCGAGCGAGTTCAGGTTCGGCTGCGCGGTGAGGCCGGAGAGCGGCGACAGCGCCGCGTCCACCACGTCCACCCCGGCCTTGGTCGCCTCGAGCAGCGTGGCGGAGGCCACGCCGGAGGTGTCGTGGGTGTGGAGGTGCACCGGCAGGCCCACCGCGTCCTTGAGCGCCTTCACCAGCCTCGCGGCGGCGAACG from Anaeromyxobacter dehalogenans 2CP-C includes:
- a CDS encoding AMP-binding protein — encoded protein: MSAPSYVSGPSTTPLLGETIGENLRRTVERFPDREALVSVYQGYRATYRQFWEETSLVARGLLVRGVKKGDRVGIWAPNRYEWVIWQYATARIGAVMVTVNPAYRVHELEYALKQSGVSMLALSRTFRNADYVAMVREVRLRCPELRHTLVIDDEWSALKHDALRLSEQELTRLERDLQFDEPINIQYTSGTTGFPKGATLSHHNLLNNGFFIGEYLGYREADRVCLPVPFYHCFGMVIGNLAATSHGSAIVIPLDNFDPVTVMRTVQQERCTSLYGVPTMFIAELDHPEFHTFDFSSLRTGVMAGSPCPIEVMKRVQKDMHMPEVTICYGMTETSPVSTQSRTDDPIEKRVTTVGQVHPHVEIKIVDPTTGRVMPRGTPGELCTRGYSVMLGYWNDPHATRGAIDDGRWMHTGDLATIDEHGYVKIVGRIKDMVLRGGENIFPREVEEFLYTIPGVSDVQVIGVPDVKYGEELMAWVKLRPGVSLTGEEIRAYCKGKIATYKIPRYYKFVDGFPMTVSGKVQKYKMRETAIQELGLQQAASIETA
- a CDS encoding quinone oxidoreductase family protein, with the translated sequence MRAIRFHEHGGPEVLKLEEVTVGDPGPGEARLRIGAAGVNFVDVYHRSGLYPMQLPAGLGVEAAGRVEAVGAGVDHVRPGDRVAFVGGPGCYAEARVVPADRLVRLPDAISDRTAAGAMLKGLTAQVLIRRTYPVKAGDTVLWHAAAGGVGLIAIQWLKALGATVIGTVGSDEKAALARAHGCDHVVVYTREDFVARVRELTGGEGVPVVYDSVGKTTFAGSIDCLRPLGMMVTFGNASGPVPPVDPLLLSRKGSLFLTRPSVFTYVARRADLERSAAELLEVVGSGAVKVEVGRALPLAQAAEAHRALEARATTGSLVLEP
- a CDS encoding 2-oxoacid:ferredoxin oxidoreductase subunit beta: MAAPVPPGGAAARQNRLGLALADYKGGKTTLCAGCGHNSISERLLEAMFDLGVPPERVAKFSGIGCSSKTPAYFMSRSHAFNAVHGRMPAVATGALLANRTLVGVGVSGDGDTASIGIGQFAHLMRRNLPILYVIEDNGVYGLTKGQFSATADVGSRLKSGVANELPPIDTCALAIQLGATFVGRSFSGDKRQLSAMLKAAISHRGTAMLDVLSPCVTFNDHEGSTRSFAYVKEHDAPLQELSYVPAYEEVAVDYDPGTTVDVELHDGAHLRLRKLEEGFDPRDRARAVARLMEASARGEVLTGLFFVDAKAASLTDQLRMVDAPLATLPEARVRPPPAVLEGIMASLR
- a CDS encoding 2-oxoacid:acceptor oxidoreductase subunit alpha, yielding MLEHTTAAAKAGGGRAAASPLVNDFSIQVATANGSGSQSSNTVLLRALFQMGIPVSGKNLFPSNIAGLPTWYTVRASKDGWVARKKEIDLLVAMNPETAREDVRALSPGAAVVYDAPLGLASLRDDLVFYPVPFDEVVAPVASEARLRKLLRNMAYVGVLARLLGIELAEVERAIGRVFGQKAKARELNVAAARAGFEHAGALEKRDRLSVRRMDATAGKLIVDGNSAAALGALFAGVTVVAWYPITPSSSLVETLIGHLREHRVDADGRATYAVVQAEDELAAVGMAIGAGWAGARAMTASAGPGLSLMAEFVGLAYYAEIPVVIFDVQRVGPSTGLPTRTSQGDVLSTAFLSHGDTQHVLLFPGSVEECFSMGVEAFDVAERLQTPVFVMTDLDLGMNNWMADPFPYPDRPLDRGKVLSKEDLDRLGGFARYRDVDGDGIGWRTLPGTDHPRAAYFTRGTGHDDASAYSESPAVFEENMARLARKLDGARAILPAPERHGGGKAPVGIVAYGSSHPAILEARAQLAAEAGLDTDYLRVRAYPFSREVEAFVRAHDRVYVVEQNRDGQLAALLKLDLPTELVPRLRGIAHVHGLPLDARSVTDELLAKEAR